In Alicyclobacillus macrosporangiidus CPP55, a single window of DNA contains:
- a CDS encoding CaiB/BaiF CoA transferase family protein: MGYLSDITIIDLTRILSGPFCTMYFADMGANVIKVEPPGGDDTRTWGPPFIEGESAYFLSINRNKRSIVLDLKSDQGKSVLRRLIAKADVVVENFRPGTLERLGFGFEELKRINPRIILASISGFGQTGRYRDEPGYDVIAQGMGGLMSVTGEPDGPPVKPGFSLADVGAGMWAIIGILTALHHRDRTGEPQWVDASLLETMISMQTYIAGNFFASGKNPRPLGSAHPNICPYQAFPASDGYFNLAVGNDKMWRQCCEAIGEPQWAEDERFRTNPDRVVNRDVLIPMLEQKFRQRTVREWVDLFRSIRIPCGPIYRLSELYDDPYVIEREMVKTVEHPTAGTVKTVGVPVKFHHGEGGVRPFAAPPLLGQHTEEVLREFGILEEEIRAVAGEKPGK, from the coding sequence GTGGGGTATCTGAGCGACATCACCATCATCGACCTGACGCGCATTTTGAGCGGCCCGTTCTGCACGATGTACTTCGCCGACATGGGGGCGAACGTCATCAAGGTCGAGCCGCCCGGCGGGGACGACACCCGCACCTGGGGGCCGCCGTTCATCGAGGGCGAGAGCGCCTACTTTCTCAGCATCAACCGGAACAAGCGGAGCATCGTGTTGGATCTGAAGAGCGACCAGGGCAAATCGGTCCTGCGCCGGCTGATCGCGAAGGCGGACGTGGTGGTCGAGAACTTCCGCCCGGGGACCTTGGAGCGGCTGGGCTTCGGGTTTGAGGAGCTGAAGCGGATCAACCCGCGCATCATCCTCGCGTCCATCTCCGGATTCGGGCAGACGGGGCGTTACCGGGATGAACCGGGGTACGACGTGATCGCCCAGGGGATGGGCGGGCTGATGTCGGTCACCGGGGAGCCGGACGGCCCGCCGGTGAAGCCGGGCTTCTCGCTGGCCGACGTGGGAGCCGGGATGTGGGCCATCATCGGCATCCTGACGGCGCTGCATCACCGCGACAGGACCGGTGAGCCGCAGTGGGTGGACGCGTCGCTGCTGGAGACGATGATCTCGATGCAGACTTACATCGCGGGCAACTTCTTCGCCAGCGGCAAGAACCCGCGCCCCTTGGGCAGCGCGCATCCGAACATCTGCCCGTATCAGGCGTTCCCGGCCAGCGACGGGTACTTCAACCTGGCCGTGGGGAACGACAAGATGTGGCGCCAGTGCTGTGAGGCCATCGGGGAGCCGCAATGGGCGGAGGACGAGCGATTCCGCACCAACCCGGACCGGGTGGTGAACCGCGACGTTTTGATCCCGATGCTCGAGCAGAAGTTCCGCCAGCGGACAGTGCGCGAGTGGGTGGATCTCTTCCGCAGCATCCGGATCCCGTGCGGCCCCATTTACAGGCTCTCGGAGCTGTACGACGATCCGTACGTGATCGAGCGCGAGATGGTCAAGACGGTGGAGCACCCGACGGCGGGCACCGTCAAGACGGTCGGCGTGCCGGTGAAGTTTCACCACGGCGAAGGGGGCGTCCGCCCGTTTGCGGCGCCGCCTCTGCTCGGCCAGCACACGGAGGAAGTGCTGCGCGAATTCGGCATCCTGGAGGAGGAGATCCGGGCGGTCGCTGGCGAGAAGCCTGGGAAGTGA
- a CDS encoding DUF190 domain-containing protein: MGEYEAQQWTVLQVGLWNGAITGARGRLLYRAILRSALDAGIRGGTAWIGIEGGHGRGAFRSVESEVASNELPVMLAFVDHALPIARWLPDLRTMVDTHGVVVSDDASVWFRVLGSGGRDGRTGSRTGDTPQGAPRDASRDALRPSGDVSGDASDGEDAPSRDDSGGRASRGDGADEGLMVQVYTVEGRTLQGKPVYQAVAEFLRKRGVLWVYTTRGLTGFGEQRRVHEPQWLLRAHDAPVMVTALDRQDRLGPHLPGLVQFVGHEGLVVSRSVRWHHP, translated from the coding sequence ATGGGCGAGTATGAGGCGCAGCAGTGGACGGTCCTCCAGGTCGGTTTGTGGAACGGCGCCATCACGGGCGCCCGCGGACGGCTGCTGTACCGGGCGATCCTGCGCAGCGCTCTGGATGCCGGGATTCGAGGCGGCACGGCATGGATCGGCATCGAGGGCGGCCATGGCCGGGGGGCGTTTCGCAGTGTGGAGAGTGAGGTGGCATCCAACGAATTGCCCGTGATGTTGGCGTTTGTCGATCACGCTCTGCCCATCGCCCGCTGGTTGCCGGATCTGCGCACGATGGTGGACACACATGGCGTCGTGGTGAGCGACGACGCATCGGTGTGGTTCAGGGTGCTCGGGAGCGGAGGACGGGATGGCCGCACGGGCAGCCGGACCGGTGATACGCCGCAAGGCGCGCCACGCGACGCGTCCCGGGATGCCCTGAGACCGTCCGGCGATGTATCCGGTGACGCGTCGGATGGTGAAGACGCGCCGTCCCGTGACGACTCCGGCGGCCGCGCGTCTCGCGGCGACGGAGCGGACGAAGGGTTGATGGTACAGGTATACACCGTGGAAGGAAGGACGCTTCAGGGCAAGCCGGTGTATCAGGCCGTGGCGGAGTTTTTGCGCAAGCGGGGCGTGCTGTGGGTGTACACCACGCGCGGCCTGACGGGGTTCGGGGAGCAACGGCGGGTCCATGAACCGCAGTGGTTGCTGCGGGCGCACGATGCCCCGGTGATGGTGACCGCACTCGATCGCCAAGACCGGCTCGGACCCCACCTGCCAGGACTTGTTCAGTTTGTCGGTCACGAGGGGTTGGTCGTCAGCCGCAGCGTGCGCTGGCACCACCCCTGA